One stretch of Gemmatimonadota bacterium DNA includes these proteins:
- a CDS encoding cupin domain-containing protein, with protein sequence MPFQVFDYRRDITNMLVTPQIRSRFLKMEVGQFNQSHTHDLGHEIFLILQGQAEFDIEGHTEVLGPGQMCIALTDEAHTVRNVGDDEVIMYLSVTPHILPTHTYWTAEGEKEPPRFANSSSYDQEPDLSADADARADEHLQSVEDFVARVEQTAETQREQAAAFKKAFAEGDREDAFKARDAMWDALYPMFKAVHDLAGVWNAFAHRTVDEV encoded by the coding sequence ATGCCATTTCAAGTTTTTGACTATCGCAGGGATATTACCAATATGCTGGTGACACCCCAAATTCGTTCGCGGTTTTTGAAGATGGAGGTGGGGCAGTTCAATCAGAGCCATACGCACGATTTGGGACACGAGATTTTTCTGATTTTACAAGGGCAGGCAGAGTTTGATATCGAAGGACACACGGAGGTGTTGGGTCCCGGGCAGATGTGTATTGCACTGACGGATGAGGCGCATACGGTGCGCAATGTGGGCGATGATGAGGTGATTATGTATTTGTCGGTGACACCGCATATTTTGCCGACGCATACGTATTGGACGGCAGAGGGGGAGAAGGAGCCGCCACGTTTTGCAAATTCTTCTTCTTATGATCAGGAGCCAGATTTGAGCGCTGATGCAGATGCGAGAGCAGATGAACATCTGCAGTCTGTGGAGGATTTTGTCGCGCGCGTAGAACAGACAGCAGAGACGCAGCGCGAGCAGGCTGCGGCTTTTAAGAAGGCATTCGCAGAGGGCGATAGGGAAGACGCATTCAAAGCGCGAGATGCGATGTGGGACGCGCTTTATCCGATGTTTAAGGCTGTTCACGATCTGGCTGGTGTGTGGAATGCTTTCGCGCATCGGACGGTGGATGAAGTGTGA